GCTAGAAAATTTTGATCGGCCTTTAGCTGAGGGTAGCTTTCGCTAATAGCCATCAGGCGAGACAGCGCGCCGCCCAGGCTATTTTGCGCGGCCTCAAACTCTTTTAGCTTAGCCGGATCGTCTATAGAGCTAACGTCGATCGTTACGGCAGAGGCTTTGCTTCTAGCTTCGGTTACTTCTTTAAACACGCTCTGCTCGTGGCTAGCGTAACCCTGAACGGTTTTAACGAGATTTGGGATCAAATCGGCTCTGCGTTTGTATTGGTTTTGCACTTGGCTCCACTTTTCCTTGACTGTTTCATCAAGCACGGGAAATTCGTTAGCGTATTTCATCGCTACCCCGGCTAGGAGGAGGATAACTGCTAAAAAGACGAGTAAATTTTTCACGGCTATTCCTTTTTTTTAAATATAAACGCGATTATAGCCGTTTAACGCTTATTTGCCCTTAATGCAAATTCGTTTTAGCCCTGTGCGCGAGCGGTCAGGCTAAATTTGCTCGCCTCGGCTAAATTTAGGTCTACCGTATTAGCAATTTTAAGGCGATTTACCGCTTTAAATTTAAGCGCCTTTAGGGCTGTTATTTTGCAAATTTAATCATTGGCAAAAGGGCCGAATTTAGAGTTTTTTAGATTTTTATTTACTCTAGGCGCAAATTTAAGCGGACGAAATTTGAAGATAATAGCCGCAAATTCGCCTGCTAAATTTCAAATTTGACGAATTCTCGCCAAATACGCAAAAACCAAAACGGCAAAATCGCGCCGCCGTAAATTTAACTCTCCTAAATTTAACATAACACCGCCAAAGCCGACTAAAATCTACGCCAAAAGCCCAAATAAAACTATAACAAATTTATCAAAAAGTTACGTTTGATAAATTTAGTTTCGATACGTAACACCTATCGCCTAAAATAAAAATATAAAAATAAATTTAAATAAAAATTTTTTCTAGGAGAGTTAATATTCAACTACAAAAATTTGACGAATAGGAGCCAAAATGAGCGAGTACATCGAAAAAACGATGGAGTGGATAAAAAAGACCAATCCGGGTCAAGGCGTCTTTGTCCAGGCTGCGACCGAGGTGCTAAACAGCCTCGAGCCGCTTATAAAAAAAGAGAGCAAGTACCAAAAACACGCGATCCTAGAGCGCATCGTCATCCCTGAGCGCACGGTGATATTTCGCGTCACGTACACGGACGACGACGGCAGACTGCAGGTAAATAACGGCTACCGCGTGCAGTTTAACTCAGCCGTCGGTCCATACAAGGGCGGTCTAAGGCTCCACCCTAGCGTGGATCTTGGCGTGCTAAAATTTCTAGGATTTGAGCAAATTTTTAAAAACTCGCTCACGGGCGTAAATATCGGCGGCGCAAAAGGCGGCA
This genomic window from uncultured Campylobacter sp. contains:
- a CDS encoding LemA family protein, translating into MKNLLVFLAVILLLAGVAMKYANEFPVLDETVKEKWSQVQNQYKRRADLIPNLVKTVQGYASHEQSVFKEVTEARSKASAVTIDVSSIDDPAKLKEFEAAQNSLGGALSRLMAISESYPQLKADQNFLALQSQLEGTENRISVARKDYIEAVKDYNVALRKIPGKFIAAALYPELKPRATFEASVTEQSAPEVSFAK